In the Qipengyuania pelagi genome, one interval contains:
- a CDS encoding excalibur calcium-binding domain-containing protein encodes MVGSLLSVVVSFIWPSAAIAHPGGLAADGCHNDRKNGGRHCHRTPPTQSRDRQSARTDVYYANCAAARAAGKAPVRSGDPGYARHLDRDGDGIGCE; translated from the coding sequence ATGGTCGGATCACTCCTGTCGGTGGTGGTTTCGTTCATCTGGCCCTCGGCCGCCATCGCACATCCTGGGGGGCTCGCAGCGGACGGTTGTCATAACGATCGCAAGAACGGGGGGCGCCATTGTCATCGGACACCGCCGACTCAGAGCCGCGACCGACAGTCGGCTCGAACTGATGTCTATTATGCGAATTGCGCGGCAGCTCGGGCAGCGGGTAAAGCTCCCGTCAGGAGCGGCGACCCGGGATACGCCCGACACCTCGACCGCGATGGGGATGGGATCGGTTGCGAATGA
- a CDS encoding M48 family metallopeptidase: protein MIRSSILAAGLLAGASTASVAAEPAPLPPPFEGYYQPQGVDEIGLWREDDESERRLAASPLVIQDEKLSGYLKEVLCRAVGDDRCGTARIYVMREPTFNATMSHNGTMRVFSGLLLRMRNEAELAAVLGHEFGHFESRHGLNRFKAARNGTDLLAWGVLLASMSPSYDARRTYESLEISVYGNLYRYGRDHEREADLLGLGYLNRSTLAPQAASNVWQNLMGEMEASAVARGLKKPKFNAIAFTASHPPTSERATYLAALAAPEGAGRDYGAERYQEALSAWLPVFLEDQIKLNDFGGSEYIIDNLAKDGWTAQLWHARGELYRTRGNQRDLVNAVEFYSNAIALDDSLAAAHRGLGLSLFKTGERTRAQRELARYLELAPNADDAKMIGMMLPKEPFQ from the coding sequence GTGATCCGCTCATCCATACTCGCGGCGGGATTGCTCGCAGGCGCATCGACCGCATCAGTCGCCGCCGAACCTGCCCCGCTCCCTCCGCCCTTCGAAGGCTACTACCAGCCGCAAGGTGTCGACGAGATCGGCCTGTGGCGCGAGGACGACGAGAGCGAGCGTCGGCTCGCCGCCTCCCCACTCGTCATCCAGGACGAGAAGCTGAGCGGCTATCTCAAGGAGGTCCTCTGCCGCGCAGTCGGAGACGATCGCTGCGGCACCGCGCGGATCTATGTGATGCGGGAACCGACCTTCAACGCGACCATGTCGCACAACGGCACCATGCGCGTCTTCAGCGGCCTCCTCCTGCGGATGCGCAACGAGGCGGAACTGGCAGCGGTGCTCGGTCACGAGTTCGGCCATTTCGAGAGCCGTCACGGTCTCAACCGCTTCAAGGCGGCTCGGAACGGAACCGACCTGCTCGCCTGGGGCGTGCTGCTGGCGAGCATGTCGCCGAGCTACGACGCTCGCCGCACATATGAGTCACTCGAGATCTCGGTATACGGAAACCTGTACCGCTACGGCCGCGACCACGAGCGCGAAGCGGACCTGCTCGGTCTGGGCTACCTCAACCGGAGCACGCTCGCTCCTCAGGCCGCATCGAACGTCTGGCAGAACCTCATGGGCGAGATGGAGGCGTCGGCGGTCGCGCGAGGCCTGAAGAAGCCGAAGTTCAACGCGATCGCCTTCACCGCGTCGCATCCGCCAACGAGCGAGCGCGCTACCTACCTCGCCGCTCTCGCAGCTCCTGAAGGGGCTGGTCGAGATTATGGTGCCGAGCGCTATCAGGAAGCGCTGTCGGCGTGGCTCCCGGTCTTCCTGGAGGACCAGATCAAGCTGAACGATTTCGGCGGTAGCGAATACATCATCGACAATCTCGCCAAGGACGGTTGGACCGCCCAGCTGTGGCACGCGCGAGGCGAGCTCTATCGCACCCGAGGCAATCAGCGTGACCTCGTCAACGCGGTCGAGTTCTATTCGAACGCCATCGCTCTCGATGACAGTCTCGCGGCCGCACATCGCGGTCTCGGTCTCTCGCTGTTCAAGACCGGAGAGCGGACGCGGGCCCAGCGGGAACTCGCCCGCTATCTCGAACTCGCACCAAATGCCGACGATGCGAAGATGATCGGCATGATGCTGCCCAAGGAGCCTTTTCAATGA
- a CDS encoding N-6 DNA methylase, with the protein MATGIHSTGAIDDVKVADRWACDLGLAPVPLFSDEIEGDGSHQVLLDGGLGSFAISLTREELWRDRRAAEWAWSSGVPHHVTVTPDRVAVTRWDAKTPELFSLSSVHDRLDAFYKYLVADRVRSNKRVTEELVELFRKTRSAVAAAEMPDAESVNVFLALLAEGMEIGGRKHLPGIGRELLDALPGTSREMLVAEAAGQARRSDLLGLQPDLAIRHAGSEIFQEAHFALGQTSMPDLLGWIGPATAKRETRGTAHFTPPPLARTIAERALSELGDIRSRRELTVMDPACGSGSFLYEAIRTIRRMGFQGKLSVIGRDISEPAVSMARFVLALAASDWSPDGGLRIDLAVADSLRADLPRCDVLLMNPPFLSWNAMPAAERELTRELMGGLLQGRADLSMVFVLRALSALMPGGVLGALLPASLLTLLAAEKWRASLIERTDVRMLAFLGDYGLFRHATVQVAGLVLRSGKADSETPALAMIAGDTAQSTGDAFRAVRRGVAPVDDRRGRWHVYPIPSNAFLGTTWRLVPPAAAEALHRLQKLGATRRIGELFDVRQGIRTGRNGVFLVSAVEHSKLPPAERTWFRPAMTSDNLIDGKLTPDKWLFYPNDGDRKRIVDEEDLRSKVPEFHATYLAPYRAELAARSSIVRAGREDWWGLSERRSWSASDAPRIVSKYFGAPGSFALDPKGFYAVVQGYAWFPRTEATDADSVSIDDEGAYDLDATSATTILPELLPAFAALFNSEPFHTVLRLFSSYVGGGQYDLSPRFVNQVPVPDLVSAARDERVGARLNQLTRLGTHMAPQDSEWRAQVSSVVRSLYGEALFEDL; encoded by the coding sequence ATGGCAACGGGAATTCACAGCACCGGAGCGATCGACGACGTCAAGGTCGCCGATCGGTGGGCCTGTGATCTCGGGCTGGCTCCCGTGCCGCTATTCAGCGACGAGATCGAAGGGGATGGAAGCCACCAAGTCCTGCTTGATGGGGGGCTTGGCAGCTTCGCGATCTCCCTCACGCGCGAGGAACTGTGGCGGGACCGTCGCGCCGCCGAATGGGCTTGGTCGAGCGGTGTGCCTCACCATGTCACGGTTACCCCCGATCGTGTTGCGGTCACGCGCTGGGACGCCAAGACACCCGAGCTGTTCTCCTTGTCCAGCGTGCATGACCGACTTGACGCGTTCTACAAGTATCTCGTCGCCGATCGGGTTCGATCTAACAAGCGCGTCACCGAGGAACTGGTCGAGCTTTTCAGGAAGACACGTTCAGCGGTAGCCGCTGCAGAGATGCCCGATGCAGAAAGCGTCAATGTCTTCCTGGCCCTGCTCGCTGAAGGCATGGAGATCGGCGGGCGCAAGCACTTACCGGGGATTGGCCGCGAACTTCTGGACGCGCTGCCTGGCACCAGCCGCGAGATGCTGGTCGCGGAGGCGGCCGGACAGGCGCGCAGGAGCGACTTGTTGGGCCTTCAACCGGATCTCGCGATCCGCCATGCTGGCAGCGAGATATTCCAGGAAGCCCATTTCGCCTTGGGCCAAACGTCGATGCCTGACCTGCTTGGCTGGATCGGCCCCGCTACGGCGAAACGGGAGACTCGCGGAACTGCCCACTTCACTCCCCCGCCATTGGCCCGCACGATCGCAGAGCGTGCTCTGTCCGAACTCGGCGATATTCGTTCGCGGCGGGAGCTGACCGTGATGGATCCAGCCTGCGGTTCGGGCTCGTTCCTCTACGAGGCCATCCGCACCATCCGCAGGATGGGTTTCCAGGGCAAGCTCAGTGTGATCGGGCGCGACATCTCGGAACCCGCCGTGTCGATGGCTCGCTTCGTTCTAGCACTCGCTGCTTCCGATTGGTCACCAGACGGCGGGCTTCGTATCGATCTGGCCGTGGCTGACTCCCTTCGGGCTGACTTGCCCCGATGCGACGTCCTGCTCATGAACCCGCCGTTCCTTTCCTGGAACGCCATGCCGGCTGCAGAGCGAGAACTCACTCGCGAGTTGATGGGAGGGCTTTTGCAGGGCCGTGCGGACCTCAGTATGGTGTTCGTGCTTCGGGCACTTTCAGCACTCATGCCCGGAGGTGTGCTTGGTGCTCTACTGCCCGCAAGCTTGCTGACACTTCTGGCGGCGGAGAAGTGGCGCGCAAGTCTGATCGAGCGAACGGATGTGCGCATGCTGGCCTTTCTCGGTGACTACGGATTGTTCCGCCATGCAACGGTGCAGGTCGCGGGCCTCGTGCTGCGGAGCGGGAAGGCCGATTCCGAGACGCCAGCACTCGCCATGATCGCGGGAGACACAGCACAGTCAACAGGAGACGCGTTCCGGGCGGTGCGCCGCGGCGTCGCTCCGGTCGACGACCGGCGAGGTCGCTGGCACGTGTATCCCATCCCTTCCAATGCTTTCTTAGGAACGACCTGGCGCCTCGTGCCGCCGGCGGCCGCAGAGGCGCTGCACCGCTTGCAGAAGCTTGGCGCGACGCGCCGGATAGGGGAGTTGTTTGACGTCCGGCAGGGGATCAGGACAGGTCGGAACGGCGTGTTCCTCGTATCTGCGGTCGAACACTCGAAGCTGCCGCCCGCCGAGCGGACTTGGTTCAGGCCTGCGATGACGAGCGACAATCTCATCGACGGAAAGTTGACGCCGGATAAGTGGCTCTTCTACCCGAATGACGGGGATCGTAAGCGGATTGTTGATGAAGAGGATCTCAGGAGCAAGGTGCCGGAGTTCCACGCCACGTACCTCGCACCCTATCGGGCGGAACTAGCGGCCAGATCGAGTATCGTGCGGGCCGGCCGGGAGGACTGGTGGGGGCTTTCCGAGCGACGGAGCTGGAGCGCGAGCGACGCTCCGCGCATCGTCTCGAAATATTTCGGGGCGCCCGGAAGCTTCGCTCTGGATCCCAAGGGCTTCTACGCGGTCGTTCAAGGCTATGCGTGGTTCCCGCGAACCGAAGCGACCGATGCCGACAGCGTGAGCATTGACGATGAAGGAGCGTACGATCTGGATGCGACGTCCGCGACCACGATCCTGCCAGAGTTGCTTCCCGCGTTTGCAGCACTGTTCAATTCCGAGCCCTTCCACACTGTTCTGCGCTTGTTTTCGTCGTATGTCGGAGGAGGGCAATATGACCTCAGCCCGCGTTTCGTGAACCAGGTCCCGGTCCCTGATCTCGTTTCGGCAGCGCGCGATGAACGGGTCGGGGCGAGGTTGAATCAGCTTACTCGCCTCGGAACGCACATGGCGCCCCAGGATTCGGAATGGCGGGCACAGGTCAGTTCCGTTGTCCGAAGCCTCTACGGCGAGGCGCTCTTCGAGGATCTCTGA
- a CDS encoding ArsR/SmtB family transcription factor encodes MEKMDVVAKLSALAQPTRLEIFLAIASAPNGITSTDVAEQTDTLPNNASVHLSILRNAGLVRSSKSGRSVTYRAELDALRSLSDFLRSAPD; translated from the coding sequence ATGGAAAAGATGGATGTCGTCGCGAAGCTCAGTGCCCTTGCCCAGCCGACCAGGCTGGAGATATTCCTCGCGATAGCCAGCGCTCCGAATGGCATAACCTCGACCGACGTGGCCGAGCAGACGGACACGCTGCCGAACAATGCATCGGTCCACCTGTCGATCCTGCGCAATGCCGGCCTCGTCCGTTCCAGCAAAAGCGGTCGAAGTGTAACCTACCGAGCCGAACTGGACGCATTGCGGTCCTTATCTGATTTCCTGCGCTCGGCACCCGACTGA
- a CDS encoding 3'-5' exonuclease, translated as MVEPAQSNIRQLRRVDLRVGETGFGDPDDPQRVAAVLDVETTGLDLENDRVIELAVRRFRYDPGGHITEIGRAWCWREDPGVPLPEDVIRITGITDQDLVGRRIDDRVATDIISSADLVIAHNAAFDRPMVEKRLTDLPTKQWACSCVEIDWAAAGFEGRSLGWLCAQAGWFYDAHRAQGDVDALIQLLRHERTDGRPLLYELDGSSSCESFLVEAVGSAFSTKDALRMRGYRWDSKAQVWWREVMQFRLLEEQAWLASEVYASGRGARALGPRLTRRDAYSRYRLDSRD; from the coding sequence ATGGTTGAACCGGCGCAGTCCAATATACGCCAATTGCGCCGTGTCGACCTTCGTGTCGGCGAGACCGGCTTCGGCGATCCGGACGACCCTCAGCGCGTGGCTGCCGTCCTCGACGTGGAGACGACCGGGCTGGATCTCGAGAACGATAGGGTCATCGAACTAGCGGTGCGACGTTTCAGGTATGATCCCGGTGGGCACATCACTGAGATTGGTCGGGCGTGGTGCTGGCGCGAGGATCCTGGCGTTCCGCTGCCCGAAGATGTGATTCGGATCACCGGCATAACGGACCAAGATCTCGTCGGGCGTCGGATCGACGACAGGGTGGCGACCGATATCATCTCATCCGCCGATCTTGTCATAGCCCACAACGCCGCGTTCGACCGCCCCATGGTGGAGAAGCGCCTCACCGACTTGCCGACCAAGCAGTGGGCTTGCTCATGCGTGGAGATCGACTGGGCGGCGGCTGGCTTCGAAGGTCGGTCGCTCGGCTGGCTGTGCGCGCAGGCAGGATGGTTTTATGATGCCCATCGAGCGCAGGGGGATGTCGACGCACTCATCCAGCTTCTGCGCCACGAGCGGACCGATGGTCGCCCGCTGCTTTACGAGCTCGATGGCAGCTCTTCATGCGAAAGTTTCCTCGTTGAAGCCGTCGGCTCGGCGTTCTCGACCAAGGATGCTTTGCGGATGCGTGGCTACCGTTGGGATTCGAAGGCACAGGTCTGGTGGCGTGAGGTCATGCAATTCCGTCTTCTCGAGGAGCAGGCGTGGTTGGCCAGCGAGGTCTACGCGAGCGGAAGG